The Brachionichthys hirsutus isolate HB-005 unplaced genomic scaffold, CSIRO-AGI_Bhir_v1 contig_783, whole genome shotgun sequence genome window below encodes:
- the LOC137914110 gene encoding mitochondrial basic amino acids transporter-like has product MDFVAGCIGGAAGVLVGHPFDTVKVRLQVQSSQRPLYRGTIHCFQSIIRRESLLGLYSGIGSPMMGLTFINALVFGAQGNAMRLLGGDTPKNQFLAGMAAGTIQCVVCCPMELVKTRMQLLGTEKSSRKLYKNSWDCLAHIYKEEGLRGINRGMVTTLLREAPSFGMYFLAFDVLMRNLGCEPGDSYMVPKLLFAGGMAGIASWLSTYPVDVIKSRMQADGVGGVHQYSGIADCVRQSIRKEGYMVFTKGLTSTLVRAFPVNAATFATVTLVLMYARGFEEHSEDCEAAQQSRHAPRQPREESSSL; this is encoded by the exons ATGGACTTCGTTGCGGGGTGCATCGGAG gtgctgctggagtccTGGTAGGACACCCATTTGACACGGTTAAG GTGAGGCTGCAGGTCCAGAGTTCTCAGAGGCCTCTGTACCGTGGGACGATTCACTGTTTCCAGTCCATCATACGTAGAGAATCG CTACTGGGCTTGTATTCAGGCATTGGATCCCCGATGATGGGCCTTACATTCATCAATGCTTTAGTGTTCGGCGCGCAAGGAAACGCGATGCGACTGCTGGGAGGGGACACCCCCAAGAACCAGTTCCTTGCCGGCATGGCGGCAGGAACCATCCAGTGCGTCGTCTGCTGCCCCATGGAGCTGGTGAAGACCCGCATGCAACTGCTAGGCACGGAGAAGTCCTCGAGGAAGCTGTACAAGAACTCCTGGGACTGCTTGGCACACATCTACAAAGAAGAAGGCCTGAGGGGTATAAACAGAGGCATGGTGACCACGCTTCTGCGCGAAGCGCCAAGCTTTGGCATGTACTTCCTGGCATTCGATGTGCTGATGCGCAACCTCGGTTGTGAGCCAGGTGACAGCTACATGGTCCCCAAACTACTGTTCGCCGGGGGCATGGCTGGCATTGCCTCCTGGCTCTCTACGTATCCTGTGGATGTGATCAAGTCGAGGATGCAGGCCGACGGGGTGGGCGGAGTTCACCAGTACAGCGGCATTGCCGATTGCGTGCGACAGAGCATCAGGAAAGAGGGCTACATGGTGTTCACTAAAGGCCTCACCTCCACATTGGTTCGGGCCTTCCCCGTGAACGCAGCCACCTTTGCCACGGTCACGCTCGTCCTCATGTACGCCCGGGGATTCGAGGAACATTCTGAAGACTGCGAGGCGGCTCAGCAAAGCCGCCATGCACCGAGGCAACCGCGGGAAGAGTCTTCCAGCCTGTGA